Proteins encoded within one genomic window of Candidatus Methylomirabilota bacterium:
- a CDS encoding ABC transporter ATP-binding protein: MAELLAVRGLRVDFGTDRGPAQVLDGINLDIAPGEVVGLVGESGCGKTTLARAILGILPAGAARIRGGEVRFRGTDLLRQDPATVNDQIRGRAITFIPQDPFTSFSPLFPVGTQMMDLMKWKSPRARDQARPPALFGRYPRARRQADREAVLEALRAVQIPEPARALRRLPHEFSGGQRQRLMIAMALLPQPDLIIADEPTTALDVTIQAQILRLLRALVKERGVSVLFTTHDLGTAHELCDRVVVMYAGQEMEAAPTDAFFGRPAHPYTRRLLASVPGPDGEIRDIPGEVPSLVGPPAGCRFHPRCDYATAECRVERPAPRALADGHDVRCHHPVDAPAEAAK; encoded by the coding sequence ATGGCTGAGCTGCTCGCCGTCCGCGGCCTCCGCGTGGACTTCGGCACCGACCGAGGGCCGGCGCAGGTGCTCGACGGCATCAACCTCGACATCGCGCCCGGCGAGGTGGTGGGGCTCGTCGGCGAGAGCGGCTGCGGCAAGACCACGCTGGCCCGCGCGATCCTCGGCATCCTGCCCGCGGGCGCCGCGCGCATCCGCGGCGGCGAGGTGCGCTTCCGCGGCACGGATCTGCTGCGTCAGGACCCGGCGACGGTGAACGACCAGATCCGGGGCCGCGCCATCACCTTCATCCCGCAGGACCCGTTCACCTCGTTCAGTCCGCTCTTCCCGGTCGGCACCCAGATGATGGACCTGATGAAGTGGAAGTCCCCGCGCGCGCGGGACCAGGCGCGGCCGCCGGCGCTGTTCGGGCGCTATCCACGCGCGCGCCGGCAGGCCGACCGCGAGGCGGTGCTCGAGGCGCTGCGCGCGGTGCAGATCCCCGAGCCGGCGCGGGCGCTGCGCCGCCTGCCCCACGAGTTCTCCGGCGGCCAGCGCCAGCGGCTGATGATCGCGATGGCGCTCTTGCCCCAGCCGGATCTGATCATCGCGGACGAGCCCACCACCGCGCTCGACGTGACGATCCAGGCGCAGATCCTCCGGCTGCTCCGCGCGCTGGTGAAGGAGCGCGGGGTGTCCGTGCTCTTCACCACGCACGATCTCGGCACCGCGCACGAGCTGTGCGACCGCGTGGTCGTGATGTACGCCGGCCAGGAGATGGAGGCGGCGCCGACCGACGCCTTCTTCGGCCGCCCCGCGCATCCTTACACGCGGCGGCTGCTGGCCAGCGTGCCGGGCCCCGACGGCGAGATCCGCGACATCCCGGGCGAGGTGCCGAGCCTGGTGGGCCCGCCGGCGGGCTGCCGGTTCCACCCGCGCTGCGACTACGCCACCGCGGAGTGTCGCGTGGAGCGCCCGGCGCCTCGGGCTCTTGCCGACGGTCACGACGTGCGCTGCCACCATCCCGTCGACGCCCC